TGGAAGTCATTCGGCAGCGACCCGGATTGACCTGCATCGCCATTCCGGCAGTCACGTCCAGGAGCTGACCGGAGTTACCCCTCGGGTCCCGTGCCTACGGGCACGCACGCACGGGCACGACGATCAAAGCGCCAGCAGTACCGGGTTGGGGCGGAGTACCGGGCGAATGTGCGCTGTAACGTGCGCGTCATGACGTTGCCGTTCCGGCCCGCCGTGCCGGCCGTCGCCGATCCTCCAGTCGCCAGTGCGGGTGCTACCAGAAGGGGAGGCGGCCGCCGACTTGCCATGCCCGATGCTCGTCCCCCGCGGACGCCCCCTTCGAGGGGCCGTTGGCGGCTCCTGGTCGCCGGGACGCTAGCTGTCGCACTGTGCGCTGGGTATCTGTCGGCCACCCTCGGCCATCGCCTCGATCACGGCAGCTCGTGGTGGCACGGGGCTGACGCGGAGTCCCGCACGGAAGGGCCGAGGACGGAGGTGCGGTTCTCGTTCAATCCGGGAGGGCAGATCACGTTCGGCGCGTCCATCCGCAATCCCGGTCCGTCGCCGGTCACGATCACCGGCATCGCGGTCGATGACGGTCCTGCCGATCAGCATGTGTTCAAGGTCGCGCGCTTGGCGGCAAACCATGCCGTCGACGACTCCACTGCCGTCGCGTTCTACCCGGCTACGGCGGCACCGTTCCGGTCGATCAGGGTGGGAGCGGGCATGGAACTGCCGGTCTTCGTAACGATCACGATCCCGGACGTAGAGCAGTCTCCCGGAGGAGGGCTGTTCTTCGATGACCTCGCGGTCGACTACGACGTGCTCGGACTGCCTCGCCACCAGCGGGTGCCGATGGGCTTCCGCTTGTTTGTCCACTCTCCAAAGGGCTATGTCCCCGGCTGACCGGCGAAGGCCGGAAACCGCCCTGGGAGGTGGCAGGGTGATTGCGGCCTAAAGGGATCTCCTCGTCGGGCAGTCGTAGACCGTCCAGCCTCCTCGGGCGGGGACAAGGTGGAGCGCAAGGGGCGGCCATAGCAGCTAATGGCCCACGGATGGCCCGCAAGATCGGGGCGGGGGGAGTGGCCGACCGGCCCAGGATCGGGGGACGCAGCCTCTGACCTGGGCCGGAGGCTGTTGGAGCGGGCGACGGGAATCGAATCCGCACCGTCAGTTTGGAAGGACGAAGATCATGGCCGACAAGGACCTGGTGGGCCAGGCCAGCCGCAGGGCGTGGGGACCGTTCGTGCCCGCTGATGACCGCCGGGGGTACGGGCTACTGGCACGTGGATGGCACGGCAACCTACGGACAACTACTCGTGGGCAGTTCCCCCTGGCATACTGCCGGCCGTGAAACCGATCCTTCGCCGTTGGCTCGCGGTAGGGCTTCTGGTTGCCGCCGCGGTGATTGTTGCTGTGACGGTCATCGCGAACCTGGACGGGGTCGGAGGGTTCGCTTGGCGTTGCGACGAAGGAGGGCAGCTGTGCTTGAGCCCCAAGCGAGGGGGGCACATCTACCTGCGGCCATTGGCCCATCCGCTTCTGGGTACCGCGCTCGCCGCCGGCCTAGTTGCGGCAGCCGCTCAACTGGCTGTTAAGCACCGCATTTCACGTCTCGCCTCACAGACAGTCGCGGCGGTCGTAGCTGTCGCAGCTCTGCTTCTCGGTCTGCCCGAATCCCTCGGTCCCCGGCTCGAAGCGTCCAGGGATGCGGTCGTGGCAACCTCTCCCAACTTCACGCTCGTGTCGTACCGAGTGCCCGGCCTCTTCAGTTCGGGAAGCGTATTGCTGAGACTGCAAAGCCGGGAGGGCATCGCCAGCCGCGAGAGTAGCGAAAGTCTGGCCTGCTTCATGGCGGAAAGGTCTGATGCCGGACCGGAATGGCTGTTCGGCCGGGCCAGCTTCGTGGACAACGACGAGATTGCACTGTCTGCCAAGGACGGGACCACGTGGCGGGTTCACTTCGACACGAAGGCCCTCTCATCGGTGAACCCGGTCGACAGATGCACCGATGCACCAGATCCTGCAGCTGACTATGACGGTTCTGGCAGTAACACCAGCGAGGATTAGAGCGGATCTCCTCGTCGGGCAGTCTCCGACCGTCCGGCCTCCCCGGACGGGGACCAGGTGGAGCGCCCTACCGGACGAACGACCTGGGCCCCGTCCGGGGAGGCTGGTAGCCCATGTGGTGCCCGGCGAGGTGATCCGCGGCGGCATCTCTGAGGAGGGTCGGGGTTCGGGGCGGAGCCCCGAGGTCTTCAAGGTCCTGTCGTCCCCAAGCGTGGCCGGCCGGCCCGGCCGATGCCGGCCGGAGGTCGCCAGCAGGCCGGGGCCGGGCCGGCGCGGCCCGCTTGCGGGCCGCCTTGATCCTTAAGAGGTTAATTCGGCAACGCGACGCGGTCGAGCCTTGTCCTCCGTCGACTGATGGCGACACACGTCCGCCAACTGATCCGCCACGGCCGGCACGCGGAATGCGGCAGATCCGTGCATCTGATCTTGGTTGAACGGCCGGCGTGCCGCGAGTGCCGGTCGACGGTTGGTCTGGGGCGAGGATGCCCTGCGCCGGCGGGGACATGTCCGACATACCATGCACGATATGATCACCGCAGCCGACGACGCGATCCATTCGTTTCGCATCGCCATCTCACAACGCGATCTGGACGATCTCCACGAGCGCCTCGACCGCACCCGCTGGCCCGACGAACTGCCCGGTGTGGGCTGGGCATACGGGGTCCCGCGCGACTACCTCAAGGAACTCGCGCGCTACTGGCGGCACGACTACGACTGGCGGTCTGCGGAGGCCGAACTGAACCAATGGCCCCAGTACACCACCAGCATCGACGGTGCGACCATTCACTTCGCTCACCTCCGCTCACCCGAGCCGGACGCGACCCCGCTGCTCATGACGCACGGCTGGCCCGGCTCAATCGTCGAGTTCGCCAAGGTCATCGGCCCGCTCACCGACCCGCAAGCGCACGGCGGCGATCCCGCTGACGCCGTACACCTCGTGCTCCCGAGCATCCCGGGCTTCGGCCTGTCCGGGCCGACGACGCAGACAGGCTGGGAGTTCAAGCGGGTAGCCGCCGCGTTCGCCGTGCTCATGGAACGTATCGGATACGAGCGGTACGGGGTGCAGGGTGGCGACTGGGGAGCAACCATCTCCCGAGAGCTCGGCCGCACCCGACCCGACCGGGTCATCGGCGTGCACCTCAACCTGCTGCCCAACTCGTTCCAGGCTCAGGAACCCGTCCCGCACGAGCTGGCGGCCCTGAGCCCGAAAGAGCGCGAACGCACGCTGGCCTCCTGGGAACGCATAAAGGCCTGGAGCCGCGAGCGCCAGGGATATGCCGACCTTCAGTCCACCCGCCCACAGACGCTGGCATACAGCTTGACCGACTCGCCAGTGGGCCAACTGGCCTGGATCGTCGAGAAGTTCAAGGAGTGGACCGACTCGAAGGACCGCCCAGAGGACGCCGTCGACCGCGACCAGATGCTCACCAACGTGATGCTCTACTGGCTGACCGGCACAGCCGGCTCCTCCGCCCGCATCTACTACGAACGGGCACACGCCGACTACTGGGGAAACCCCCCGGAACCGTCGACCGCACCAACCGCGCTGGCAGTCTTCCCGCAGGACAACTTCATCCCACTACGGCACATCGCGGACCGTACGAACGACATCGTGCAATGGACGGAGCACGACCGCGGCGGACACTTCGCAGCGATGGAGCAACCGGGACTCCTCGTCAACGACATACAACGGTTCTTCCGGACGCTTCGCGAGACCGAGACCGCACCCGTCTGACGGCCCCCAAAATCACTACGAGCGATAGGCCTCGACCCTTGACTCCGTGAGGCTCAAGGCGCCGGCGGGGCACTGGCCGACCGCCGTCAGCCGGCAGCGCAGGAACGAATCAACCGGCGGCTGTACCTGCCAGCCCCCGATCAGCACTTGAGTTACCAACTGGATCGGCGAACGGACTCTGGCGGCGCTGCACGCACATCGGCAATAGCGGATGCCCAGCAATTGACGTCGGCATCGCCGGCAACGCAGATCGTGGCCGTACACGGCGCCGCCGGTGTTCTATGGAATCAACTCAGCCACGGAAAGTGCTTCGTCCAGTCGACCAGCGGCCAGGTCGTCGTGACGGATCACGAAACTCCCGTCACTTCGGTAATAGAGCTCGTTATCTACGGGAAAGTGGGCGAGCGACACCCACTCACTCGTCAGCCGGTGCGTTTCCTTCTCCACATGGGAATACCATTTCGCGACCGGGATGACGATCTCGCCAGTCTTCTCGCGCCACGCGAGGGTCTGCTCCGCAAAACTCTTGATTACCTCCTCGTCGGCATACCCGCCGATATAGGCGCTGGCGTACCCGTTGTCAGGCGGCCAGAGATCGTTGGCCAGAGCACAGAGTTCGTCCAGGTGCGGCAGGTCACGCTCGAGGTCACGGGCCAACTGCTGCTGGAAGGGCGACAGGTCGTCCTCGTCCTCATCCTCCTCGTCCTCGTCGTCCGCCCCGAACCAATCGGGGAACTCCGCGCGCAGCGTGGCGACGATGTCGTACTGCTTGCCGACGAACGCGTCGTCGGTGGATCCTGTCGCCACCTCGGTATCGGTACCGGCCGGCACATACACGACTCGCCCGCACCTTCGCTCCCCGGTGGCAGCGGCCTGCTCGTGGTTCAGGAAGAACAGCAGCGAGCCGTCTGCCGGCAGGCCGAAGCCGTCGACTCTTGGCAGCGCCGCACAGTCGACCGAGAAGATGAACGGCAACGGACTGACCCCGTCGGACGGCCAGTCCATGCCCACCGGCAGCCGGGGCAACCCACCGAACTGCCCGACCGGAACACCGCCGGATCCCCCGCTCAACCGGATCGACAAACGGAGGTGCTGGATGAACCGGCTGACCTCGTCGTCCGGGATGCCCAACGCGAGCGCTGCACGACGAAGCTGCCCCTGATGATCCATAGCGCAACATGGTGCCACGAGGGCGAGCCCGGCGACCGGGTGCCCCACGGCCCGCACGCGACGTTGTCGCGCTGCCGGCTGCCGCGGTTGAGTCCCTGCGCGAGCACCTGGCCGACCATGTCGAAGACGGCCCCGATGCGCTGATCTTCACTGGTGCGAAGGGTGCGCCGCTGCGTTCCGGCAACTTCGGGCGGGCCGTCAAATGGGCCAAGACGGTCGACTCGGTGGGCCTGGCCGGCTTTCACTTCCACGACCTACGCCATACCGGCAACACCCTCGCCGCCGCCTCCGGGGCCAGCACACGAGAGCTGATGCACCGCCGGGGACACGCGACCATGCGGGCAGCCCTGATCTACCAACACGCCACCAGCGAGCGGGACCGCGAGATCGCCCAGGCGATGGATCGGCGCATAGCCGGAAGTGGTCGACGTCGGCCGTGAATGGCACGCGGATGGCACGCAAGATCCAGAGTGGGAGAGAAGCGACCGGCCCAGGTGCCGCGATCATGCGGTCTACCTGGGCCTTCGTGGATGGAGCGGGCGACGGGAATCGAACCCGCACCGTCAGTTTGGAAGACTGAAGCTCTACCATTGAGCTACGCCCGCGCTCAGCCCCGCCGAAGCAGGA
Above is a window of Micromonospora coriariae DNA encoding:
- a CDS encoding epoxide hydrolase family protein codes for the protein MHSFRIAISQRDLDDLHERLDRTRWPDELPGVGWAYGVPRDYLKELARYWRHDYDWRSAEAELNQWPQYTTSIDGATIHFAHLRSPEPDATPLLMTHGWPGSIVEFAKVIGPLTDPQAHGGDPADAVHLVLPSIPGFGLSGPTTQTGWEFKRVAAAFAVLMERIGYERYGVQGGDWGATISRELGRTRPDRVIGVHLNLLPNSFQAQEPVPHELAALSPKERERTLASWERIKAWSRERQGYADLQSTRPQTLAYSLTDSPVGQLAWIVEKFKEWTDSKDRPEDAVDRDQMLTNVMLYWLTGTAGSSARIYYERAHADYWGNPPEPSTAPTALAVFPQDNFIPLRHIADRTNDIVQWTEHDRGGHFAAMEQPGLLVNDIQRFFRTLRETETAPV
- a CDS encoding DUF1963 domain-containing protein, with amino-acid sequence MDHQGQLRRAALALGIPDDEVSRFIQHLRLSIRLSGGSGGVPVGQFGGLPRLPVGMDWPSDGVSPLPFIFSVDCAALPRVDGFGLPADGSLLFFLNHEQAAATGERRCGRVVYVPAGTDTEVATGSTDDAFVGKQYDIVATLRAEFPDWFGADDEDEEDEDEDDLSPFQQQLARDLERDLPHLDELCALANDLWPPDNGYASAYIGGYADEEVIKSFAEQTLAWREKTGEIVIPVAKWYSHVEKETHRLTSEWVSLAHFPVDNELYYRSDGSFVIRHDDLAAGRLDEALSVAELIP
- a CDS encoding tyrosine-type recombinase/integrase, producing the protein MPRGRARRPGAPRPARDVVALPAAAVESLREHLADHVEDGPDALIFTGAKGAPLRSGNFGRAVKWAKTVDSVGLAGFHFHDLRHTGNTLAAASGASTRELMHRRGHATMRAALIYQHATSERDREIAQAMDRRIAGSGRRRP